A single genomic interval of Methanobrevibacter thaueri harbors:
- a CDS encoding endonuclease/exonuclease/phosphatase family protein — MKIVTWNANGKFSEKFPAILEENADIYVIQECENPEIVNSKKYSEFASNYYWVGENQYYGLGIFAKDNIKLKLIELDDKGLRYFIPVTVNDAFNLLGIWTNPNMEGSKVLHYPKEITKYYDEHKDSGFFNEDMIICGDFNCDVRLADKRHGKNVLEMAERLSEKGLVDTYHYLNCELQGEESIATFYWYRKLDKPFHLDHVFSSPDKVKDLQIGDADKWLELSDHMPLTFEI, encoded by the coding sequence ATGAAAATAGTTACTTGGAATGCCAACGGTAAATTCAGTGAAAAGTTTCCAGCTATTCTTGAAGAGAATGCTGATATTTATGTAATTCAGGAATGTGAAAATCCGGAAATAGTTAATTCAAAAAAATATAGTGAATTTGCTTCCAATTATTATTGGGTTGGTGAAAATCAATATTATGGTCTTGGAATATTTGCTAAAGATAATATTAAATTAAAATTAATAGAATTGGATGATAAAGGACTCAGATATTTCATACCAGTTACTGTTAATGATGCTTTTAATCTTTTAGGCATCTGGACAAATCCAAATATGGAAGGAAGCAAGGTACTTCATTATCCTAAAGAAATTACTAAATATTATGATGAACACAAGGATTCAGGATTCTTCAATGAAGACATGATTATCTGCGGTGATTTTAACTGTGATGTTAGACTAGCTGATAAACGTCATGGAAAAAATGTTTTAGAAATGGCAGAAAGGTTATCTGAGAAAGGACTTGTTGATACATATCATTATTTGAATTGTGAACTGCAAGGTGAAGAATCAATAGCTACATTTTACTGGTATAGAAAATTAGATAAACCATTTCATTTAGATCATGTATTCTCATCACCAGATAAAGTTAAAGATTTACAAATTGGTGATGCAGATAAATGGTTAGAGTTAAGTGATCATATGCCACTCACTTTTGAAATTTAA
- a CDS encoding exodeoxyribonuclease III, with the protein MKIISWNVNGFKSIIEKGFLEEIIAQDPDILCLQEVKSTEIPEIENYISYNYPASQLVNFYGTAVYTKVEPLSVRKGFGDKEFDAEGRVIRMEFENFYLYNVYCPSGASSPERLDRKYRFYDEFTKYVYKSNKPSIICGDFNRISAEIDAKNPKNIKGKSGFLPEEQEWFKEILTKYVDAFRKFHPEGDNFSWWPNRKGFREENKGYRFDYFLVSNTFDNTLTDSYILKDQMGSDHAPIVLELNSCPVCGTVNNNDNEFCYQCGIKIIETEEEEEDVREDKLEIPKDKIILLDLNYTLIANSKEIRTMPLDKKIKSQKYEADLINLIKDNYVILITASPYRRSHKILRDLKEKTGFEPDESFWNFGRQPPALKKYWMENEVIPQHGDDGDKYLAIESNPATRRMYKKLGIEAKPKGDFI; encoded by the coding sequence ATGAAGATCATATCCTGGAATGTTAATGGATTCAAATCAATAATCGAAAAAGGTTTTTTAGAAGAGATAATAGCTCAAGACCCGGACATATTATGTCTTCAAGAAGTAAAGTCAACTGAAATACCGGAAATTGAAAATTACATTTCTTACAATTATCCTGCTTCTCAACTGGTCAATTTTTATGGTACTGCTGTTTATACAAAGGTTGAACCTCTTTCTGTCAGGAAAGGTTTTGGAGATAAGGAGTTTGATGCTGAAGGAAGAGTAATCAGAATGGAGTTTGAAAACTTTTATCTGTATAATGTTTATTGCCCATCCGGTGCTAGCTCACCTGAAAGGCTTGATCGTAAATACAGATTCTATGATGAGTTCACAAAATATGTTTACAAATCAAATAAGCCATCAATAATATGTGGAGATTTCAACAGAATATCTGCTGAGATTGATGCTAAAAATCCTAAGAATATCAAAGGCAAATCAGGGTTCTTGCCTGAAGAGCAGGAATGGTTTAAGGAAATATTAACCAAGTATGTTGATGCATTCAGAAAGTTCCATCCGGAAGGAGACAATTTCTCATGGTGGCCAAACAGAAAAGGATTTAGAGAAGAAAACAAAGGGTACAGATTTGATTACTTTTTAGTGTCAAACACTTTTGATAATACTTTGACTGACTCATATATCCTAAAAGACCAAATGGGTTCAGACCATGCGCCGATTGTATTGGAATTAAATTCATGCCCCGTATGTGGCACAGTAAACAATAACGATAACGAATTCTGTTACCAATGCGGAATAAAAATAATTGAAACAGAAGAGGAAGAAGAGGACGTCCGTGAAGACAAATTGGAAATTCCTAAAGACAAAATAATTCTACTGGATTTGAATTATACGTTAATAGCTAACTCAAAAGAAATAAGAACAATGCCTTTGGATAAAAAAATTAAATCCCAAAAATATGAAGCAGATTTAATTAATTTGATTAAAGACAATTATGTTATTTTAATAACTGCAAGTCCTTACAGAAGATCTCATAAAATCCTTAGAGACCTTAAAGAAAAAACTGGTTTTGAGCCGGATGAATCATTCTGGAACTTCGGCCGTCAACCACCTGCATTAAAGAAATACTGGATGGAAAATGAAGTCATACCCCAACACGGAGATGATGGGGATAAATATTTAGCTATTGAATCCAATCCTGCAACCAGAAGAATGTATAAGAAATTAGGAATTGAAGCAAAACCTAAAGGAGATTTTATTTAA
- a CDS encoding MrcB family domain-containing protein, with product MLNDDFQKVLEEYLEAREENDYTSAPIAHHIQQTLKNEVSDLVEDSTYKITASAGVGRLSEIPWIGVFKPDNDNNIASGYFFKADMTGVYLVLRVFNYAELEERYGVFVPEHLRTKAIHIKALLGNSPFDINYFDETFDLNSKSKTADIHKSGMILCKLYEKDNIPSEEILKNDLKQIIKIQDYIYDNYSDNMYLTVDEWIEALEDENLIDNKTLNILEINYNFEDHTASYDDIIKKREELGYPNEKTYNSNIVNTSKRLKERFNKTEIYGNDEKEIWVPRFFYGARKRNQEGKRVFYNTLREELVEALENYDKSKRPDRINIDMLPKDTTSKENEIGSESIRYWLISPGEGAGWWDEFCQNGDVGIGYSGTGDLNQYNSQDEIAHKLQEIRDDETYPTNDSLACWQFVHDMKIGDVIFVRKGTKTIIGRGIVESDYMYDTNKPYHKLRKVTWTHNGNWDSPYTFSIKTLTEIIDNQKLANINKLFEKKKYDSFYDYLIDEGYYFSRETIENYLLSLKIKPFVILTGNSGTGKTKLSQLFAKYLNEKDNYKIIPVGANWTENRHILGYFNIIKNEPQYTPAYYLIEKSQEKSYPHFLILDEMNLSHVERYFADFLSAIESNEAIPLHGEDELEIPPNLFIIGTVNVDETTYMFSPKVLDRANTIEFKTYSAKDYMTNKFNMVKPKGDIGYLEDILIDQEIWGKPIQEMSIQELEQQFDNDEFWEEYSDEMFKFQNILRKAGFDFGFRVINEITRFMLAAYKYEDEPKNWTNWKRYFDAQIKQKMLPKLHGSQKVIGETLNELLQACDDYPTSKAKLEEMIDVLDKQRYVSFIN from the coding sequence ATGTTAAATGATGATTTTCAAAAAGTTTTAGAGGAATATCTGGAAGCACGTGAAGAAAATGACTATACAAGTGCGCCAATTGCTCACCACATCCAACAAACATTGAAAAATGAAGTTAGTGATTTAGTTGAAGATTCTACTTATAAGATTACTGCATCTGCAGGAGTTGGCAGACTATCTGAAATTCCATGGATTGGAGTATTCAAACCAGATAATGATAACAACATTGCAAGCGGTTATTTTTTTAAAGCTGATATGACAGGAGTATATTTGGTTTTGAGAGTTTTTAATTATGCAGAATTAGAAGAAAGGTATGGAGTATTTGTTCCGGAACATTTAAGAACTAAAGCTATACACATTAAAGCATTACTTGGAAATTCTCCATTTGATATTAATTATTTCGATGAAACATTTGATTTAAATTCAAAATCTAAAACTGCTGATATCCATAAAAGTGGAATGATCTTATGTAAACTTTATGAAAAAGACAATATTCCTTCAGAGGAAATTTTGAAAAATGATTTAAAACAAATTATTAAAATTCAAGATTATATCTATGACAATTATTCAGATAACATGTATTTAACTGTTGATGAATGGATTGAAGCATTAGAAGATGAAAATTTAATTGATAATAAAACACTTAATATTTTAGAGATAAATTACAACTTTGAAGATCATACTGCATCTTATGATGATATTATTAAAAAACGAGAAGAATTGGGATATCCTAATGAAAAAACCTACAACTCAAATATCGTTAACACGTCAAAAAGATTAAAGGAGCGTTTCAATAAAACAGAAATATATGGCAACGATGAAAAAGAGATATGGGTTCCAAGATTTTTCTATGGTGCCAGAAAAAGAAATCAAGAGGGTAAACGCGTATTTTATAACACATTAAGGGAGGAATTAGTTGAAGCTTTAGAAAACTATGATAAGTCTAAAAGACCTGATAGAATTAATATAGATATGCTCCCTAAAGACACTACCTCCAAAGAAAATGAAATAGGTTCTGAATCAATTAGATATTGGTTAATTTCACCAGGCGAAGGTGCAGGATGGTGGGATGAATTTTGTCAAAATGGTGATGTTGGAATTGGGTATAGTGGAACTGGTGATCTAAATCAGTATAATTCTCAAGATGAAATAGCACATAAACTACAAGAAATTCGTGACGATGAAACTTATCCTACTAATGATTCTCTTGCTTGTTGGCAGTTTGTCCATGATATGAAAATTGGGGATGTAATATTCGTCAGAAAGGGAACTAAAACAATTATAGGCAGGGGTATTGTAGAATCAGATTATATGTATGATACAAATAAACCTTATCATAAATTAAGAAAAGTTACTTGGACGCATAATGGAAATTGGGATTCTCCCTATACTTTTTCAATAAAAACATTAACAGAAATCATTGATAATCAAAAATTAGCAAATATTAATAAATTATTTGAAAAGAAAAAATATGATTCATTTTATGACTACTTGATAGATGAGGGTTACTATTTCAGTAGAGAAACTATTGAGAATTATTTATTGTCTCTCAAGATCAAACCATTTGTAATTTTAACCGGTAATTCTGGAACTGGTAAAACTAAGCTTTCACAATTATTTGCAAAATATTTGAATGAAAAAGATAATTATAAAATTATTCCTGTGGGCGCCAATTGGACAGAAAACAGACATATTTTAGGTTATTTTAATATTATTAAAAATGAACCTCAATACACCCCAGCATATTATTTAATTGAAAAATCTCAAGAAAAATCTTATCCACATTTCCTTATTCTCGATGAAATGAATCTTTCTCATGTTGAAAGGTATTTTGCAGACTTCCTATCTGCAATTGAAAGTAATGAAGCTATTCCTTTACATGGAGAAGATGAACTTGAAATACCTCCTAATTTATTCATTATTGGAACTGTTAATGTTGATGAGACAACTTATATGTTTTCCCCTAAAGTGTTAGATAGAGCAAATACCATTGAATTTAAAACTTATTCGGCAAAGGATTATATGACAAATAAATTCAATATGGTAAAACCTAAAGGAGATATTGGATATTTAGAAGATATTTTAATCGATCAAGAAATCTGGGGAAAACCAATTCAGGAAATGTCAATTCAAGAATTAGAACAACAATTTGATAATGATGAATTTTGGGAAGAATATTCAGATGAGATGTTTAAATTTCAAAACATCCTTAGAAAAGCAGGTTTTGATTTTGGATTCAGAGTAATTAATGAAATCACCCGTTTTATGCTTGCAGCATATAAATATGAAGATGAACCAAAAAATTGGACTAACTGGAAAAGATATTTTGATGCACAAATAAAACAGAAGATGCTTCCAAAGTTACACGGATCTCAAAAGGTAATTGGAGAAACTTTAAACGAACTTTTACAAGCCTGTGATGATTATCCAACTTCAAAAGCAAAATTGGAAGAAATGATTGATGTATTGGATAAACAGAGGTATGTATCTTTTATTAATTAG
- a CDS encoding AIM24 family protein — MAKFCPNCGIGVDEDSEFCTECGTNLKTAVKPKSTDGRIKISNFIGENDNIKVLDEQGPFKIIEYEKDLSVTPQEAIYKYFSSKMNVRPRQLVVDLSKTQGIYLQAGAMQWMSGSNKLSSGIKGIGDLGKKFLKSTVTGETTVKPEYSGDGYLVTEQTYKHLILLDLKDWNHNLMIDDGLFLAAEKSVNLSVKKRTNLSSALAAAEGLFNTVLHGNGHVCLESRIPLKELIIIELENDTVSIDGPMAIAWTSDLELTVERSAKTFVGSAVSGEGFVNVYRGTGKILMAPLTGHLKLRDLPTSDK; from the coding sequence ATGGCGAAATTTTGCCCTAATTGTGGCATAGGAGTAGATGAAGACTCAGAATTCTGTACAGAATGCGGAACAAATCTGAAAACAGCAGTCAAACCAAAATCCACAGATGGGAGAATAAAAATCAGCAATTTCATAGGTGAAAATGACAATATCAAGGTACTTGATGAGCAGGGCCCATTCAAAATCATTGAATATGAAAAGGACCTGAGCGTGACACCCCAGGAAGCGATTTACAAGTATTTTTCAAGCAAGATGAACGTGAGGCCAAGGCAATTGGTGGTTGACTTGAGCAAAACCCAGGGAATATATCTTCAGGCGGGAGCGATGCAATGGATGAGCGGTTCCAACAAGCTGTCATCAGGAATTAAGGGAATCGGCGATCTCGGTAAGAAATTCCTGAAGTCAACAGTTACCGGGGAGACCACCGTCAAGCCGGAATACAGCGGAGACGGATATCTTGTAACCGAACAGACCTACAAGCACCTCATCCTTCTTGACTTGAAGGACTGGAACCATAACCTGATGATTGATGACGGCCTGTTTTTGGCCGCTGAAAAATCGGTTAATCTCTCAGTCAAAAAAAGAACAAACCTGTCAAGTGCACTTGCAGCCGCCGAAGGACTGTTCAACACTGTTCTTCATGGAAACGGCCATGTTTGCCTTGAATCACGAATACCACTTAAGGAGCTGATCATCATTGAACTGGAAAACGATACCGTTTCAATCGACGGACCGATGGCAATAGCCTGGACAAGCGACCTTGAACTGACCGTTGAAAGGTCTGCAAAAACATTCGTTGGTTCTGCCGTTTCAGGTGAAGGCTTTGTGAACGTTTACCGTGGAACAGGTAAGATTTTGATGGCTCCATTGACAGGTCATCTCAAACTTAGGGATCTGCCAACATCAGACAAATGA
- a CDS encoding DUF2357 domain-containing protein: protein MKQTVKITTPVGTITLTSESHYSQNNTINLDNIELNNVPIKYNYSQDIPIIYNKTNEFANICILEELKYDISFETDYDNLEVFKTLNNFPDNSPLTLFKFSNNYKGSLQFSSYVGKTFLDIYHEEECVFKLPIEVQSRKLNYNKHYPKMIGDLSKYASGIIFELNSPSYQEFILENNNQSPYEKFMILEYIFQEEHLPSIIEYLSRNLYSTLENVKEEVPISFAQNINPNDLIDAILDSEELYADIPLRINETKNEDTIDVAENKFYKYFLELIHDFIIHLLNDLDEGYASDKLKIYKKELNYYLSQKYFKEISRLNYIPLNSQVLQKKEGYRDILSYYLMFEFGFKLKWRELSDELKGHEKKVFELYEYWCYFQLIEILEIICDMKVNFEDIFVFTDDKMSLKLGEGIGKTFNYKGYDVKLLYNKTFKRSDDDYKSYSVQLRPDYSLEVHANNKTYYIHFDAKYKMYVDSETFKNEDIVKMHAYKDAIPNTIGAYVLYPGRNHRIYYENEFESVGAFGLIPGEEKFDKIKELICNLLDNIENI from the coding sequence ATGAAACAAACTGTAAAAATAACAACTCCTGTTGGGACAATAACATTAACTAGTGAAAGTCATTATTCTCAAAACAATACTATTAATCTAGATAATATTGAATTGAATAATGTCCCTATCAAATATAATTATAGTCAAGACATACCTATTATTTACAATAAAACTAATGAGTTTGCAAACATTTGTATTTTAGAAGAGTTAAAATATGATATTTCCTTCGAAACAGATTATGATAATCTTGAAGTATTCAAAACACTTAATAATTTTCCAGATAATTCTCCATTGACTTTATTCAAATTTAGTAATAATTATAAAGGCAGTCTGCAGTTTTCCAGTTATGTTGGAAAGACTTTCTTAGACATTTATCATGAGGAGGAATGTGTTTTCAAGCTTCCAATCGAAGTCCAGTCCAGAAAACTTAATTACAATAAACATTATCCTAAAATGATAGGTGATTTATCAAAATATGCCTCTGGAATTATATTTGAACTGAATTCACCCAGCTATCAAGAATTCATTCTTGAAAATAATAATCAGAGCCCCTATGAAAAGTTTATGATTTTGGAATATATTTTTCAGGAAGAGCATTTGCCTTCAATCATTGAATATCTTTCCAGAAATTTATATTCTACTTTAGAAAATGTTAAAGAAGAAGTTCCAATTTCTTTTGCACAAAATATTAATCCAAATGATTTAATTGATGCAATTCTTGATTCTGAAGAATTATATGCTGATATTCCATTAAGGATTAATGAAACAAAAAATGAAGATACAATTGATGTTGCCGAAAACAAATTCTATAAATACTTTTTAGAATTGATTCATGATTTTATTATTCATCTTCTCAATGATCTTGATGAGGGTTATGCATCTGATAAATTGAAGATATATAAAAAGGAATTGAATTATTATTTGTCTCAAAAATATTTCAAGGAAATTTCCCGTTTAAATTATATTCCGTTGAATTCTCAAGTACTTCAGAAAAAGGAAGGTTATAGAGATATTCTATCCTATTACTTAATGTTTGAATTTGGATTTAAATTAAAATGGAGAGAACTGTCTGATGAATTAAAAGGCCATGAAAAGAAAGTCTTTGAATTATATGAATATTGGTGTTATTTCCAGCTAATTGAAATCTTGGAAATTATATGTGATATGAAAGTTAATTTTGAAGACATATTTGTATTCACTGATGATAAAATGTCACTGAAATTAGGTGAAGGAATAGGTAAAACTTTTAATTATAAAGGATATGATGTAAAATTATTATATAATAAAACATTTAAAAGAAGTGATGATGATTATAAATCATATTCTGTTCAATTAAGGCCAGATTATTCATTGGAAGTTCACGCAAATAATAAAACATATTATATTCATTTTGATGCTAAGTATAAAATGTATGTTGATTCTGAAACCTTTAAAAATGAGGATATTGTTAAAATGCATGCATATAAAGATGCAATTCCAAATACAATTGGAGCATATGTATTGTATCCTGGTAGAAATCATAGGATATATTATGAAAATGAATTCGAATCTGTAGGTGCTTTTGGATTGATTCCTGGTGAAGAAAAATTTGATAAAATCAAAGAGTTAATTTGTAATCTTCTGGACAATATAGAAAATATTTGA
- a CDS encoding DUF4870 domain-containing protein → MAETKEWIIAIVGYILALISPLLGVIAGAIIYFTQKENPFLSKHGKYIIIVAVAVWIIGIILVLGGIVPSLI, encoded by the coding sequence ATGGCAGAAACAAAAGAGTGGATCATTGCAATCGTAGGATACATCCTCGCATTAATATCTCCATTACTCGGTGTAATCGCTGGTGCAATAATCTACTTCACACAGAAGGAAAATCCGTTCCTCAGCAAGCATGGTAAATATATAATCATCGTTGCAGTTGCTGTATGGATTATAGGAATAATCCTCGTACTCGGAGGAATTGTACCATCATTAATATAG
- a CDS encoding zinc-ribbon domain-containing protein, with translation MNNFCIYCGNKLRKDDNFCPNCGNRIDKSDNPSVPDEMEKKKAKRELKRVIGGKFIYHKSFGNKLYYNGLDFSVVGRAIRDQLEREIESGQIRSEDIESRVDQLIAEHKIKHEEEKARMAKEAEEQQKIKKAAEERLKESREKKARIAEANQRNRRVQVNERKRGGYCGWGCQHCYEEFLDSAAGIVGDFDEGGYVEYYCRLGHPLAFGRYCEYYE, from the coding sequence ATGAACAATTTTTGTATCTATTGCGGGAACAAGTTGCGAAAGGATGATAATTTCTGCCCCAATTGCGGAAACAGAATAGACAAATCCGACAATCCCTCAGTGCCTGATGAAATGGAAAAGAAAAAAGCCAAAAGAGAGCTTAAAAGGGTAATCGGCGGGAAATTCATTTACCATAAGAGTTTCGGCAATAAGTTATACTATAACGGATTGGATTTCAGCGTTGTTGGAAGAGCCATCAGAGACCAGCTTGAAAGGGAAATAGAATCCGGCCAGATTAGAAGTGAGGATATTGAGTCCAGGGTCGACCAGCTGATAGCCGAACACAAAATCAAGCATGAAGAGGAAAAGGCCAGAATGGCCAAGGAAGCAGAAGAGCAGCAGAAAATCAAAAAGGCGGCCGAGGAAAGGTTAAAGGAGAGCAGGGAAAAGAAAGCCAGAATTGCAGAGGCAAATCAAAGGAACCGTAGAGTGCAAGTTAATGAAAGGAAAAGAGGTGGCTATTGCGGTTGGGGCTGTCAGCATTGTTATGAGGAATTTCTTGACAGTGCCGCTGGAATAGTTGGCGATTTTGATGAGGGAGGATATGTTGAGTATTATTGCCGTTTGGGACATCCCCTCGCTTTTGGAAGATATTGTGAATATTATGAGTGA